From one Anopheles bellator chromosome 1, idAnoBellAS_SP24_06.2, whole genome shotgun sequence genomic stretch:
- the LOC131205492 gene encoding calcium channel flower isoform X2 encodes MSFAERLAGLMARPNQDNIPRDDVPWHLKYGGRAAGIVGGFFAVLFGLYNCIGILLGDVGCLVGGILQILAGFIVLAIEAPFCFIFIDFVQQAAEKADQRPYWNRAALYCLIAIPPVIMCLGLGSLFGCGLIFVTGMLYGMMALGKKGSREDMAAMASPNAMSPVQGVPSTDQHSTLMEDPDSVVRQHASGGSSSIGGNQLVR; translated from the exons atg TCGTTCGCCGAAAGATTAGCGGGATTGATGGCCCGCCCTAACCAGGATAACATACCGCGGGATGATGTGCCGTGGCATCTGAAGTATGGTGGACGTGCGGCTGGCATCGTCGGTGGATTCT tTGCCGTTCTTTTCGGACTGTACAATTGCATCGGCATCCTGCTCGGTGACGTCGGATGCCTCGTCGGGGGCATTCTCCAGATACTGGCCGGGTTCATAGTGCTGGCGATAGAAGCACCATTTTGCTTCATCTTTATCGATTTCGTGCAGCAGGCAGCCGAAAAGGCGGACCAGAGACCGTACTGGAATCGGGCTGCACTCTACTGCTT GATTGCCATTCCGCCGGTTATCATGTGCCTAGGGCTTGGCAGTCTCTTCGGTTGTGGTCTTATCTTTGTCACTGGCATGCTGTACGGAATGATGGCGCTTGGCAAAAA AGGATCGCGCGAGGATATGGCAGCAATGGCTTCACCGAACGCGATGTCCCCGGTACAAGGCGTACCGTCCACGGACCAACACTCTACCCTCATGGAGGATCCCGAT AGCGTCGTTAGACAGCATgcgagcggcggcagcagcagcatcggcgggAACCAGCTCGTCCGCTGA
- the LOC131205492 gene encoding calcium channel flower isoform X3: MSFAERLAGLMARPNQDNIPRDDVPWHLKYGGRAAGIVGGFFAVLFGLYNCIGILLGDVGCLVGGILQILAGFIVLAIEAPFCFIFIDFVQQAAEKADQRPYWNRAALYCLIAIPPVIMCLGLGSLFGCGLIFVTGMLYGMMALGKKNSRSSILDIVV; encoded by the exons atg TCGTTCGCCGAAAGATTAGCGGGATTGATGGCCCGCCCTAACCAGGATAACATACCGCGGGATGATGTGCCGTGGCATCTGAAGTATGGTGGACGTGCGGCTGGCATCGTCGGTGGATTCT tTGCCGTTCTTTTCGGACTGTACAATTGCATCGGCATCCTGCTCGGTGACGTCGGATGCCTCGTCGGGGGCATTCTCCAGATACTGGCCGGGTTCATAGTGCTGGCGATAGAAGCACCATTTTGCTTCATCTTTATCGATTTCGTGCAGCAGGCAGCCGAAAAGGCGGACCAGAGACCGTACTGGAATCGGGCTGCACTCTACTGCTT GATTGCCATTCCGCCGGTTATCATGTGCCTAGGGCTTGGCAGTCTCTTCGGTTGTGGTCTTATCTTTGTCACTGGCATGCTGTACGGAATGATGGCGCTTGGCAAAAA
- the LOC131215121 gene encoding gastrula zinc finger protein XlCGF57.1-like encodes MSNDSCYASLAGKILLYDSKVCRLCGEENENGLPLFRNSEGKKDCELSQLINRYLPLKVHDDGISPRWICPGCNIQLDSTAQFFEMIIKGQQLVEALLFREIEWEEQRQRASASKSSAAVEDLEPLYDTLDQAKWNELFEKAEMAPTGSGTDLLPIELHELEDLLKPDSNAKEHTDLVPATEEPMDAPSGADAEKDWIVKSDMSKTNGRLIGFVQNRNATDIGSLVVVARTEGSKRTQAQFVCDICSKLFPQELQYLRHRKIHSILFECFDCLLKFGTSDKLEIHQQETSHQGRGMVEGLQFADEKQTTARKAAERQPAKVDRDLYACDSCDNTFPELTTVLKHEKTVHAGDSRTYVCSACGKSFRQKNLLKRHQNTHTEGRPHRCEVCEAAFKTRSTLAKHAQSHTATKRFPCTICDQQFRYKTSLKQHLNWHQGVKPFECQFCQKRFSQRGNMKEHLRVHSGDKPFSCGICDAHFTTSSQQRLHMMRHGNFRPHGCELCSKTFVALDAFKTHMRRHLNEKPFSCDDCPSSFAERNALRKHLRTHTREKPYACKHCEKTFSDLSNMARHTSKIHGRDKNLTEGSEAGEPTGNIEWEAVAQDTIADAIDDESDANPLRDTLSEVEMLGLDAVYMSEH; translated from the exons ATGTCCAACGATTCCTGCTACGCGAGTTTAGCGGGAAAAATACTGCTTTACGATTCGAAAGTGTGTCGACTTTGCGGCGAAGAGAATGAAAATGGACTCCCGTTGTTTCGCAACAGCGAAGGGAAGAAAGATTGCGAACTTAGTCAGCTGATCAACCGATACTTGCCCTTGAAG GTTCATGACGATGGCATTTCCCCCCGGTGGATTTGCCCCGGCTGCAACATTCAGCTTGACTCAACGGCTCAGTTTTTCGAGATGATCATCAAAGGCCAGCAGTTGGTGGAAGCGTTGCTGTTTCGGGAAATCGAATGGGAGGAACAACGGCAGCGTGCGTCCGCCAGTAAAAGCAGTGCCGCCGTGGAAGATTTAGAACCTCTGTACGACACACTCGATCAGGCAAAGTGGAACGAATTGTTCGAGAAAGCAGAAATGGCCCCAACTGGCTCCGGGACCGATCTCCTGCCAATCGAACTGCACGAGCTAGAAGATTTACTTAAACCGGACAGCAACGCCAAAGAACACACCGATTTGGTTCCAGCAACGGAAGAGCCGATGGATGCGCCAAGTGGGGCGGATGCCGAGAAAGACTGGATTGTTAAGTCGGACATGTCGAAAACGAACGGCCGATTGATCGGGTTCGTGCAAAATCGTAACGCAACCGACATCGGCAGccttgtggtggtggcgcgcaCTGAAGGTTCGAAGCGGACACAAGCACAGTTCGTGTGTGACATTTGTAGCAAACTTTTTCCTCAAGAACTGCAGTACCTAAGGCATCGGAAAATACACAGTATTCTGTTCGAGTGTTTCGACTGTCTGCTCAAGTTCGGCACAAGCGACAAACTCGAAATACATCAGCAGGAAACGTCACACCAGGGACGAGGGATGGTCGAAGGTCTGCAATTTGCCGACGAGAAACAGACCACCGCAAGGAAGGCGGCAGAACGTCAACCAGCTAAGGTAGACAGGGATCTGTACGCTTGTGATAGCTGTGATAATACGTTCCCCGAACTGACCACCGTCCTGAAGCACGAGAAAACGGTTCACGCCGGTGACAGCCGCACTTACGTTTGCAGTGCTTGCGGTAAATCGTTTCGCCAGAAAAATCTCCTGAAACGCCACCAAAACACTCACACCGAAGGCCGGCCACATCGGTGCGAGGTGTGCGAAGCGGCGTTTAAAACGCGCTCGACCCTCGCGAAACACGCCCAATCGCACACCGCAACCAAGCGCTTCCCGTGTACGATCTGCGATCAGCAGTTTCGCTACAAAACCAGCTTGAAGCAGCACCTCAACTGGCACCAGGGTGTGAAGCCGTTCGAGTGCCAGTTCTGTCAGAAACGGTTCTCCCAGCGGGGCAACATGAAGGAACACCTGCGAGTTCACTCAGGTGACAAGCCGTTCTCGTGTGGCATCTGCGACGCCCACTTCACGACCAGCTCGCAGCAGCGGTTGCACATGATGCGCCATGGTAACTTCCGTCCCCACGGCTGTGAATTGTGCAGCAAAACGTTCGTAGCTCTCGACGCGTTCAAAACCCACATGCGACGTCATCTGAACGAGAAGCCATTCTCGTGCGACGATTGTCCGAGTTCTTTCGCCGAACGGAACGCCTTGCGAAAGCACCTTCGAACACACACCCGCGAGAAACCGTACGCCTGCAAGCACTGCGAGAAGACGTTTTCCGATTTGTCGAACATGGCGCGCCACACATCGAAAATTCATGGACGGGACAAAAACCTCACGGAAGGAAGTGAAGCCGGAGAACCAACTGGAAACATCGAATGGGAAGCCGTTGCCCAGGATACGATAGCGGACGCAATCGACGACGAATCCGACGCGAATCCACTACGTGATACTCTTTCCGAAGTGGAAATGCTTGGCCTAGACGCGGTTTATATGAGCGAACACTAG
- the LOC131205492 gene encoding calcium channel flower isoform X1 — protein MSFAERLAGLMARPNQDNIPRDDVPWHLKYGGRAAGIVGGFFAVLFGLYNCIGILLGDVGCLVGGILQILAGFIVLAIEAPFCFIFIDFVQQAAEKADQRPYWNRAALYCLIAIPPVIMCLGLGSLFGCGLIFVTGMLYGMMALGKKASLDSMRAAAAAASAGTSSSAERGGGMASTGGLGGGTTTKQNSTLVNNVQPIAFSSPPPYDSVA, from the exons atg TCGTTCGCCGAAAGATTAGCGGGATTGATGGCCCGCCCTAACCAGGATAACATACCGCGGGATGATGTGCCGTGGCATCTGAAGTATGGTGGACGTGCGGCTGGCATCGTCGGTGGATTCT tTGCCGTTCTTTTCGGACTGTACAATTGCATCGGCATCCTGCTCGGTGACGTCGGATGCCTCGTCGGGGGCATTCTCCAGATACTGGCCGGGTTCATAGTGCTGGCGATAGAAGCACCATTTTGCTTCATCTTTATCGATTTCGTGCAGCAGGCAGCCGAAAAGGCGGACCAGAGACCGTACTGGAATCGGGCTGCACTCTACTGCTT GATTGCCATTCCGCCGGTTATCATGTGCCTAGGGCTTGGCAGTCTCTTCGGTTGTGGTCTTATCTTTGTCACTGGCATGCTGTACGGAATGATGGCGCTTGGCAAAAA AGCGTCGTTAGACAGCATgcgagcggcggcagcagcagcatcggcgggAACCAGCTCGTCCGCTGAGCGAGGCGGTGGAATGGCATCCACTGGCGGACTGGGCGGTGGTACTACCACCAAACAGAACTCGACACTGGTCAACAATGTGCAACCGATCGCGTTCAGttcgccaccaccgtacgATAGTGTAGCATAA